One Bacillus sp. FJAT-52991 genomic region harbors:
- the ytkD gene encoding RNA deprotection pyrophosphohydrolase produces the protein MMFEFTDQNGCQVTLAFQSGSFSLSPQHVLVFCQYNGQWLLTQHPIRGLECPGGKVELGETLEEAAKREVYEETGGVVDQMTFVGEYYVHHHEKPFVKAIFFAQIGYIEKKEDYMETDGPVLFDQDLRQERMNSEFSFLMKDEVVERTLDYLHTVIQ, from the coding sequence ATGATGTTCGAATTCACCGATCAAAATGGCTGTCAGGTGACGCTTGCTTTTCAATCTGGCAGCTTTTCGTTGTCACCTCAGCATGTGCTTGTGTTTTGCCAATACAATGGGCAGTGGCTATTGACCCAACACCCGATTCGAGGATTGGAGTGCCCCGGTGGGAAAGTAGAGCTTGGGGAAACGCTAGAGGAAGCCGCTAAGAGAGAGGTGTATGAAGAAACAGGAGGAGTCGTTGATCAAATGACATTCGTTGGAGAATATTATGTTCATCATCATGAAAAGCCGTTTGTTAAAGCGATTTTTTTCGCTCAAATTGGGTATATAGAGAAGAAGGAAGATTATATGGAAACAGATGGACCAGTGTTGTTTGATCAAGATTTACGCCAAGAACGGATGAATAGTGAATTTAGCTTTTTAATGAAAGATGAAGTAGTCGAACGCACGCTAGATTATTTACATACGGTGATTCAATGA
- a CDS encoding DUF6154 family protein, whose amino-acid sequence MKLIDELYEIYRGRLQGSDEDLDMITLAVVEQLSNKEIFSIIKEMNEEELQYFFRLYLFEALKEKFNNDGMDEDWQGKNLYH is encoded by the coding sequence ATGAAGCTAATAGATGAATTATATGAAATTTACCGTGGGAGGCTCCAAGGATCTGACGAAGACCTCGATATGATTACTCTTGCTGTCGTAGAACAGCTATCAAATAAAGAAATATTCTCGATTATTAAAGAAATGAACGAAGAGGAATTGCAATATTTCTTTCGTCTCTATTTGTTTGAAGCATTAAAGGAAAAATTCAACAACGACGGAATGGATGAAGATTGGCAAGGAAAAAATCTTTATCATTAA
- the menB gene encoding 1,4-dihydroxy-2-naphthoyl-CoA synthase, whose protein sequence is MAFDWISERQYEDILYETYNGIAKITINRPEVHNAFRPKTVMELIDAFAYARDDEKVGVIVLTGAGEKAFCSGGDQKVRGHGGYVGDDQIPRLNVLDLQRLIRVIPKPVIAMVAGYAIGGGHVLHVVCDLTIAADNAVFGQTGPNVGSFDAGYGSGYLARLVGHKKAREIWYLCRQYNAQEALDMGLVNTVVPLEQLEAETVQWAQEMLEKSPTALRFIKAAMNADTDGLAGLQQLAGDATLLYYTTDEAKEGRDAFKEKRKPDFGQFPRFP, encoded by the coding sequence ATGGCTTTTGACTGGATTAGTGAACGTCAATACGAAGATATTTTATATGAAACGTATAATGGAATTGCAAAGATTACGATTAATCGTCCAGAAGTGCACAACGCTTTCCGTCCGAAAACGGTAATGGAATTGATTGATGCTTTTGCTTATGCACGCGATGATGAAAAAGTCGGTGTGATCGTGTTAACAGGAGCAGGAGAAAAAGCGTTCTGTTCTGGTGGAGATCAAAAAGTTCGTGGCCATGGCGGTTATGTTGGCGATGATCAAATTCCTCGCTTAAACGTACTAGATCTACAACGCTTAATTCGCGTGATTCCGAAACCAGTAATTGCTATGGTTGCAGGTTATGCGATTGGTGGCGGCCATGTGCTGCATGTTGTATGTGATTTAACGATTGCTGCAGATAATGCTGTTTTCGGACAAACGGGACCGAATGTTGGAAGCTTCGACGCAGGTTATGGTTCCGGCTATTTAGCTCGCCTTGTTGGTCATAAAAAAGCGAGAGAAATTTGGTACCTATGCCGTCAATACAATGCGCAAGAAGCATTAGATATGGGCTTAGTCAACACAGTTGTGCCTCTAGAGCAATTAGAAGCAGAAACAGTTCAATGGGCGCAAGAAATGCTTGAGAAGAGCCCAACAGCTCTACGCTTCATCAAAGCGGCTATGAATGCAGACACAGACGGTCTTGCCGGTCTACAACAACTAGCGGGCGATGCAACGCTTCTATACTACACAACAGACGAAGCAAAAGAAGGAAGAGACGCCTTCAAAGAAAAACGCAAACCAGACTTCGGTCAATTCCCAAGATTCCCTTAA
- a CDS encoding hydrolase — translation MVQEEKTAYYIQLANGEIMRTSTVSPWNFRIYATDEEITQLRELFDANYAMEWEGFFRAHVPYVQYHFDRPNDRYDDNLKKIYEMIYELGDEEAKAYIKDMWRM, via the coding sequence ATCGTGCAGGAGGAAAAAACAGCTTATTATATTCAACTGGCCAATGGAGAAATTATGAGAACATCGACCGTTTCTCCCTGGAACTTTAGAATTTACGCGACAGATGAAGAGATCACTCAATTAAGAGAATTATTTGATGCCAATTATGCGATGGAATGGGAAGGGTTTTTTCGAGCGCATGTGCCGTACGTTCAATATCATTTTGATCGCCCAAATGATCGTTATGACGATAATTTGAAAAAAATATATGAAATGATTTATGAACTTGGTGATGAGGAAGCGAAGGCATATATAAAAGATATGTGGAGAATGTGA
- a CDS encoding Dps family protein: MSEKLVQSVNQQIANWTVLYTKLHNYHWFVKGPHFFALHTKFEELYTEASLHIDELAERLLALGGQPVATLKESLEMATIGEAEGKETAEQMVQSVADDFATIIVELKEAMDLAGEVNDETTGDMLLAIHQELEKHVWMLKSFLGK; encoded by the coding sequence ATGTCAGAGAAATTAGTTCAAAGTGTTAACCAACAAATTGCCAACTGGACAGTACTTTACACGAAATTACACAATTACCATTGGTTTGTAAAAGGTCCACATTTTTTTGCTTTACATACAAAATTTGAAGAATTATACACAGAAGCATCTCTTCATATTGATGAACTAGCAGAACGCTTATTAGCTCTTGGCGGTCAACCAGTTGCGACGTTAAAAGAATCGTTAGAAATGGCGACTATTGGAGAAGCGGAAGGAAAAGAAACAGCCGAGCAAATGGTGCAATCAGTTGCTGATGATTTTGCAACGATCATCGTTGAGCTGAAAGAAGCGATGGACTTAGCAGGAGAAGTGAATGATGAAACGACAGGTGATATGCTTCTTGCTATTCACCAAGAGCTAGAAAAGCATGTATGGATGTTGAAATCTTTCTTAGGAAAATAA
- a CDS encoding o-succinylbenzoate--CoA ligase translates to MPNWLKQRAFLTPERPALYFGKKSWTFSQLYEEVQVYAAFLEQHGIKHGDYVGVLVKNTERAVFFIHALQQIGAVAVLLNHRLTSAELLWQLEDAQAKCVVYDPAFQPITEAFEGVHTINVATREHITGMQGRETFDLKEVCSVMYTSGTTGRPKGVLQTYGNHWWSATGSALNLGIHEQDCWICAVPLFHISGYSILIRSVVYGMAVRLYEQFDEQKINEGLQKGEGTIISVVSAMLKRMLDQLEGAYHPSFRCMLLGGGPAPKPLLEACTEKNIPVYQTYGMTETSSQIVTLSPEYSLSKLGSAGKPLFPCQLRIVGEEKEGEILVKGPNVTHGYLRREEANHESFSDGWFHTGDVGYLDEEGFLYVLDRRSDLIISGGENVYPAEIESVLLEHPIVAEAGVIGVSDEQWGQVPVAFIVVKERLHEEEVKAFCSERLAKYKCPSSIFIVEQLPRNAAKKLMRRELKVEYEKRQNK, encoded by the coding sequence ATGCCGAATTGGTTAAAGCAGAGAGCTTTTTTGACGCCTGAGCGACCAGCACTTTATTTTGGTAAGAAAAGCTGGACATTTTCGCAATTGTATGAGGAGGTCCAAGTGTATGCGGCTTTTTTAGAGCAGCATGGAATCAAGCATGGCGATTATGTGGGCGTGCTTGTAAAGAATACAGAACGAGCGGTATTTTTCATTCACGCTTTGCAGCAAATAGGAGCGGTTGCCGTTTTATTGAATCATCGTTTAACGAGTGCGGAATTACTCTGGCAGCTTGAGGATGCACAGGCGAAATGTGTTGTATATGATCCAGCCTTTCAGCCGATTACTGAAGCGTTTGAAGGGGTACATACGATTAACGTTGCGACTCGTGAACATATAACGGGGATGCAAGGGCGGGAAACATTTGATCTTAAGGAAGTATGTTCTGTGATGTATACGTCAGGAACGACAGGCAGACCTAAAGGGGTGTTGCAGACGTATGGGAATCATTGGTGGAGTGCCACAGGATCAGCGTTAAATTTAGGGATTCATGAACAAGATTGCTGGATATGTGCCGTTCCTCTTTTTCATATTAGCGGTTATTCAATTCTTATTCGCAGCGTTGTGTACGGTATGGCGGTTCGATTGTATGAGCAGTTTGATGAACAGAAAATCAATGAAGGATTGCAAAAAGGAGAAGGAACGATTATTTCCGTTGTCTCAGCAATGCTTAAACGGATGCTTGATCAACTGGAAGGGGCCTATCATCCATCTTTTCGCTGTATGTTACTAGGTGGTGGTCCGGCGCCTAAACCTTTATTAGAAGCTTGTACAGAGAAAAATATTCCTGTTTATCAAACGTATGGCATGACAGAAACGTCTTCGCAAATTGTTACGCTTTCACCCGAGTATAGCTTATCGAAGCTTGGCTCTGCCGGTAAGCCTCTTTTTCCATGTCAGTTGAGAATAGTTGGTGAGGAAAAGGAAGGAGAAATTCTTGTGAAAGGGCCGAATGTGACCCATGGATATTTGCGACGTGAGGAAGCGAATCATGAATCTTTTTCGGATGGTTGGTTTCATACCGGGGACGTTGGTTATTTAGATGAAGAAGGATTTTTATATGTATTAGATCGCCGCTCAGATTTAATTATTTCTGGTGGAGAAAATGTCTATCCAGCTGAAATTGAATCGGTGCTGCTTGAACATCCAATTGTAGCTGAAGCAGGTGTCATCGGTGTTTCTGATGAACAATGGGGGCAGGTGCCGGTTGCTTTTATCGTCGTGAAGGAGCGGCTTCATGAGGAAGAAGTCAAAGCATTTTGCAGTGAACGGCTAGCTAAATATAAATGTCCATCATCTATTTTTATCGTCGAACAATTGCCGAGAAATGCAGCGAAGAAATTAATGCGACGCGAGCTGAAAGTGGAGTATGAAAAGAGGCAGAACAAATGA
- the pckA gene encoding phosphoenolpyruvate carboxykinase (ATP) — MNSVSVSSKIVELLNGSNITMQPSVPMLVEKVLTRKEGVLTASGAVRAETGKYTGRSPKDKFIVEEASVKDKIDWGSVNQPISEDVFDKLYNKVVDYLKEKDELFVFKGFAGADTTHRLPIQVINEYAWHNLFAHQLFIRPTAEELKDHQAGFTIVSAPNFKADPAVDGTKSETFIIVSFERRIVLIGGTEYAGEMKKSIFSIMNYLLPENDIFSMHCSANVGYEGDVALFFGLSGTGKTTLSADPNRRLIGDDEHGWSSNGVFNIEGGCYAKCIGLSYEKEPQIFDAIRFGSVLENVVLDEDTRIPDYDNNSLTENTRAAYPLQAIDNIVDPSVAGHPNTIIFLTADAFGILPPISKLTKEQAMYHFLSGYTSKLAGTERGITSPQATFSTCFGSPFLPLEATRYAEMLGKKIDEHNVQVFLVNTGWTGGEYGVGSRMKLAYTRAMVQAALEGELNNVETYTTKTFGLQIPLHVPGVPDDVLIPRKAWANEDEFMTKAAELAGKFRENFKKFSNVPSEISELGGPQI, encoded by the coding sequence ATGAACTCTGTAAGCGTTTCAAGCAAAATTGTGGAACTTCTAAATGGTTCAAATATAACAATGCAACCTTCTGTACCTATGCTTGTAGAAAAGGTACTTACTCGCAAAGAGGGCGTTTTAACCGCGTCAGGTGCTGTACGTGCAGAAACAGGTAAATATACAGGACGTTCTCCTAAAGATAAATTTATTGTTGAAGAAGCATCTGTAAAGGATAAAATCGACTGGGGTTCAGTTAACCAACCGATTTCTGAAGATGTATTTGATAAATTATATAACAAAGTAGTTGATTATTTAAAGGAAAAAGATGAACTATTTGTTTTTAAAGGATTTGCAGGAGCTGATACAACTCATCGCCTTCCAATCCAAGTTATTAATGAATACGCTTGGCATAACCTATTTGCCCATCAATTATTCATCCGTCCAACAGCTGAAGAGTTAAAAGATCATCAAGCTGGCTTCACGATCGTCTCAGCTCCAAACTTTAAAGCAGATCCAGCAGTAGACGGCACAAAATCTGAAACATTCATCATTGTTTCTTTCGAACGCCGTATCGTGTTAATCGGTGGAACAGAATATGCAGGCGAAATGAAGAAATCCATTTTCTCTATTATGAACTACCTTCTTCCTGAAAATGATATTTTTTCTATGCACTGCTCTGCAAACGTTGGCTACGAAGGTGATGTCGCTTTATTCTTCGGTCTTTCCGGAACAGGTAAAACGACATTATCAGCTGATCCGAATCGTCGCTTAATCGGTGATGATGAACACGGTTGGTCTTCAAATGGTGTCTTTAACATTGAAGGTGGATGCTATGCGAAATGTATCGGACTTTCTTATGAAAAAGAGCCACAAATTTTCGATGCGATCCGTTTCGGTTCTGTATTAGAAAACGTCGTATTAGACGAAGACACTCGCATTCCTGATTATGATAACAACTCTTTAACAGAAAATACGCGTGCCGCTTACCCATTACAAGCGATCGATAATATCGTTGATCCAAGTGTAGCCGGCCATCCGAATACAATTATTTTCTTAACAGCTGATGCTTTCGGTATCTTACCTCCAATCAGCAAATTAACAAAAGAGCAAGCGATGTACCACTTCCTAAGCGGTTATACTTCTAAGCTTGCAGGAACAGAGCGCGGAATCACTTCTCCGCAAGCAACATTCTCAACATGCTTTGGTTCTCCATTCCTACCATTAGAAGCAACTCGTTATGCTGAAATGTTAGGTAAGAAAATCGACGAGCATAATGTTCAAGTATTCCTAGTAAACACTGGCTGGACTGGTGGAGAGTACGGAGTTGGAAGCCGTATGAAACTTGCTTACACTCGCGCGATGGTGCAGGCAGCTCTTGAAGGCGAACTAAACAATGTAGAGACATACACAACGAAAACATTTGGTTTACAAATTCCTCTTCATGTTCCTGGTGTACCTGATGATGTACTTATCCCACGTAAAGCATGGGCAAACGAAGATGAATTTATGACAAAAGCCGCTGAACTAGCTGGCAAGTTCCGTGAAAACTTCAAAAAGTTCTCTAACGTTCCAAGTGAAATCTCAGAACTTGGTGGACCACAAATCTAA
- the metK gene encoding methionine adenosyltransferase, producing MTKKRRLFTSESVTEGHPDKICDQISDAILDEILSQDPNARVAAETSVTTGLVLVAGEITTSSYVDINKVVRETVKEIGYNRAKYGFDADTCGVLTSIDEQSVDIAAGVDQALEAREGQMSEEELEAIGAGDQGLMFGFACNETEELMPLPISLAHKLSRRLTEVRKDETLDYLRPDGKTQVTVEYDENDKPVRIDTIVISTQHHPEVTLEQIQRDIREQVINPVVPVELIDAETKFFINPTGRFVIGGPQGDAGLTGRKIIVDTYGGYARHGGGAFSGKDPTKVDRSAAYAARYVAKNIVASGLADKCEVQLAYAIGVAQPVSIAVDTFGTGKVSEDVLVELVRSNFDLRPAGIIKMLDLRRPIYKQTAAYGHFGRTDIELPWEQTDKADALKQQAHN from the coding sequence ATGACAAAAAAGCGTCGTCTTTTTACTTCAGAGTCAGTAACTGAAGGCCATCCAGATAAGATTTGCGATCAGATTTCTGATGCGATTCTGGATGAAATTTTATCACAGGATCCTAATGCTCGTGTAGCGGCGGAAACTTCTGTGACAACCGGACTTGTATTAGTAGCGGGTGAAATTACAACATCTTCTTATGTAGATATCAATAAAGTTGTTCGCGAAACAGTAAAAGAGATCGGCTACAACCGTGCGAAATATGGTTTCGATGCGGACACGTGCGGCGTATTGACTTCCATCGATGAGCAATCCGTTGATATTGCAGCAGGTGTGGATCAAGCTCTTGAAGCGCGTGAAGGACAAATGAGCGAAGAAGAACTTGAAGCAATTGGTGCAGGAGACCAAGGATTAATGTTCGGTTTTGCTTGTAATGAAACAGAAGAATTAATGCCGCTTCCGATTTCTTTAGCTCATAAATTATCTCGTCGTTTAACAGAAGTACGCAAAGATGAAACACTTGATTATTTGCGTCCAGATGGAAAAACGCAAGTGACAGTAGAGTATGATGAAAACGACAAACCAGTGCGCATTGATACAATCGTTATCTCTACGCAACATCATCCAGAAGTAACGCTTGAACAAATTCAACGTGACATTCGTGAACAAGTCATTAATCCAGTTGTTCCTGTAGAATTAATTGATGCGGAAACGAAATTCTTCATTAATCCAACGGGACGTTTCGTTATCGGCGGTCCTCAAGGAGATGCTGGTTTAACAGGTCGTAAAATTATCGTTGATACGTACGGTGGCTATGCTCGTCATGGCGGCGGTGCATTCTCTGGTAAGGATCCGACAAAAGTTGACCGTTCTGCGGCTTATGCAGCTCGCTATGTAGCGAAGAACATTGTCGCATCTGGTCTTGCGGATAAATGTGAAGTACAGCTTGCTTACGCGATTGGTGTAGCACAGCCAGTTTCGATTGCTGTTGATACTTTTGGTACAGGTAAAGTATCTGAAGATGTACTTGTAGAGCTTGTTCGCTCGAACTTTGATCTTCGTCCAGCTGGCATTATTAAAATGTTGGATCTTCGTCGTCCAATTTACAAACAAACAGCTGCTTACGGTCATTTCGGTCGTACGGATATTGAACTTCCTTGGGAACAAACAGATAAAGCAGACGCATTAAAACAACAAGCACATAACTAA
- the menC gene encoding o-succinylbenzoate synthase, which produces MRVERFILHVIEMELKSPFVTHLETVNKRRGIIVEAIDCDGVSGYGEAVAFSTPWYTEETVQTNYHMIKDILAPLVLHREMNHPSEINKWFEKVRGNQMAKAGVETAIWDLYSKRQGQPLAVLLGSVREEVCAGAVAAGSSIAETLSRIDQLLTQGYERIKVKISPQNDHELLRKIRHQFPTIPLMADANSAYSLKDVDQLKALDEFQLLMIEQPLAVDDLVQHAKLQKMIETRICLDESIRSIRDAENALELGSCGVINIKIGRVGGLQEAKKIHDLCRKQGVPVWVGGMIEFGVSRAHNVALASLEGFSIPGDLSSSSHYWHEDIIEPEIQVVNGTISLPHEAGIGYQINEKRLKEVTIQKEELIR; this is translated from the coding sequence ATGAGAGTAGAACGTTTCATTCTCCATGTCATTGAAATGGAATTGAAATCGCCGTTTGTGACGCATTTGGAGACAGTAAATAAACGGCGCGGCATCATTGTAGAGGCCATTGATTGTGACGGGGTAAGCGGCTATGGGGAGGCGGTTGCTTTTTCCACCCCTTGGTATACAGAGGAAACCGTACAAACGAATTATCACATGATCAAGGATATACTAGCTCCTCTTGTTCTTCATCGAGAAATGAACCACCCTTCTGAAATCAATAAATGGTTTGAAAAGGTTCGGGGCAATCAAATGGCTAAAGCGGGCGTGGAAACAGCGATATGGGATTTATATAGTAAGCGCCAAGGACAACCTCTTGCCGTATTGCTAGGTAGTGTGAGAGAAGAAGTATGTGCCGGTGCGGTAGCCGCAGGTTCATCCATCGCTGAAACTCTCAGTCGAATCGATCAGCTCCTTACACAAGGGTACGAGCGTATCAAGGTGAAAATTAGTCCACAAAATGATCACGAGCTTTTACGAAAGATTCGCCACCAATTTCCCACCATTCCACTTATGGCTGATGCTAATTCTGCTTATTCGCTAAAAGATGTCGATCAGTTAAAAGCGCTGGATGAGTTTCAGTTGCTGATGATTGAACAGCCGCTAGCGGTCGATGATCTCGTTCAACATGCCAAGTTGCAAAAAATGATTGAAACACGGATCTGTCTCGATGAAAGCATTCGTTCCATTCGCGATGCTGAAAATGCATTAGAGCTTGGAAGCTGTGGAGTGATTAATATTAAAATCGGGCGTGTCGGCGGACTTCAAGAGGCGAAAAAGATTCATGATCTTTGTCGAAAACAAGGCGTACCTGTTTGGGTAGGAGGCATGATTGAGTTTGGTGTTTCTCGCGCTCATAATGTCGCTCTCGCTTCACTCGAAGGCTTTTCGATTCCAGGAGATTTATCTTCTTCTAGTCATTATTGGCACGAAGACATCATTGAGCCGGAAATTCAAGTGGTGAACGGCACCATTTCTTTACCGCATGAAGCGGGGATTGGCTATCAAATAAATGAAAAACGATTAAAAGAAGTAACGATACAAAAAGAAGAACTGATACGATAA
- the ytzI gene encoding YtzI protein encodes MTTVLIISIVIVIGVLIFTILSINKGYQYKHTIDPIENNPHLQQDESEERKE; translated from the coding sequence ATGACTACTGTATTAATCATTTCCATTGTTATCGTTATTGGCGTACTGATTTTCACCATTTTATCGATTAACAAAGGCTACCAATATAAACATACGATTGATCCAATTGAAAACAATCCGCACCTACAGCAAGATGAATCCGAAGAGCGCAAGGAATAA
- the yidD gene encoding membrane protein insertion efficiency factor YidD has translation MKRLFMGIIRFYQKFLSPLKPPTCRFYPTCSHYGLEAVQRFGAIKGGYLTIVRILKCHPFHPGGFDFVPETWKDRKKKN, from the coding sequence ATGAAAAGACTATTTATGGGCATCATTCGCTTTTATCAAAAATTCCTTTCACCATTAAAGCCACCAACCTGTCGCTTTTATCCAACATGCTCTCATTACGGCTTAGAAGCGGTTCAACGATTTGGGGCGATCAAGGGTGGGTATTTAACTATTGTTCGCATTTTAAAATGTCACCCTTTTCATCCTGGGGGCTTTGATTTCGTCCCTGAAACGTGGAAGGATCGCAAAAAGAAGAACTGA
- a CDS encoding DUF2584 domain-containing protein, which translates to MGMPMELNTMIVTKGKEQRIEENSFSLKKSGYRLYPIDIPIHVYKTKDSEISGTAIIEKVEWQQESTILSYKLISLNSTN; encoded by the coding sequence ATGGGTATGCCAATGGAATTAAATACGATGATCGTCACAAAAGGAAAAGAGCAGCGCATAGAAGAAAATAGCTTCTCGTTGAAGAAATCTGGGTATCGCTTATATCCAATCGATATCCCGATCCACGTCTATAAAACAAAGGATAGCGAGATTAGTGGAACCGCTATCATTGAAAAAGTGGAGTGGCAGCAAGAAAGCACGATTCTTTCATACAAATTGATCTCATTAAATTCAACCAACTAA
- the menH gene encoding 2-succinyl-6-hydroxy-2,4-cyclohexadiene-1-carboxylate synthase, which yields MELTIHDCRYHYEVIGSGEPILLLHGFTGDHTTWADTTALLTDRYQCIMVDLLGHGKSSCPEDPKRYDIQLVARDLKELMHQLTFERFHILGYSMGGRLALTMAVLFPEIVQSVMLESTSPGLKTEEERAARRTADEKLAMKIETEGIKAFVDFWTNIPLFATQKKLSLAKQKVIRHQRLQNNVVGLSGSLKGMGTGSQPSWWKKLSALKIPVLLVTGTLDEKFTNIALEMNKQLPQVTWKEVSRKGHAIHVEDCEEFGTIIREFLVYT from the coding sequence ATGGAGCTAACGATTCATGATTGTCGCTATCATTATGAAGTCATCGGAAGCGGGGAACCAATCCTGCTTTTACATGGATTCACAGGAGACCATACGACATGGGCTGATACAACCGCTTTGTTAACAGATCGGTATCAGTGCATTATGGTAGATCTTTTAGGTCATGGAAAAAGTAGTTGTCCAGAAGATCCAAAGAGATACGATATTCAGCTAGTGGCGCGAGATTTGAAGGAATTGATGCATCAGCTTACGTTTGAACGCTTTCATATTTTAGGTTATTCTATGGGAGGTCGGCTCGCTTTAACGATGGCTGTTCTTTTTCCGGAAATTGTTCAAAGCGTAATGTTAGAAAGTACGTCGCCTGGATTAAAGACAGAAGAGGAACGAGCGGCACGCCGAACAGCAGATGAAAAGCTAGCGATGAAAATTGAAACAGAAGGAATCAAGGCGTTTGTCGATTTCTGGACAAACATCCCGCTATTTGCTACACAAAAAAAACTTTCGTTAGCGAAACAGAAAGTGATTCGTCATCAGCGGCTGCAAAATAACGTTGTTGGACTTTCTGGTTCGTTAAAAGGAATGGGCACTGGATCGCAACCGTCTTGGTGGAAGAAGCTTTCAGCGCTGAAAATACCTGTTCTGCTTGTCACTGGTACGTTGGATGAAAAGTTTACGAACATCGCTCTTGAGATGAATAAACAGCTTCCACAAGTCACTTGGAAAGAAGTGAGTAGAAAAGGTCATGCAATTCATGTGGAAGATTGCGAAGAATTTGGTACAATAATAAGAGAGTTTTTGGTTTATACATAA
- a CDS encoding alpha/beta hydrolase family protein produces the protein MTLIVEMVHFPSPHPKVHLFVVTYMSNGLKVKGLLAEPKAEGNFDGFLYLRGGIKNVGMVRPARITQFASEGFIVFAPFYRGNRGGEGNEDFAGEDREDAFSAFDLLQTHPRVTGRIHLFGFSRGGVMALLTAIEKEVTSVVTWGGVSNMILTYDERKDLRRMLKRVIGGSPYKHRELYQWRTPLYHLEKIKVPVLIIHGKKDHNVTIEHAYQLEKGLKQLENSVETWYFDQYDHYFPPAINRQIVKDLCIWMKKQRS, from the coding sequence ATGACGTTAATCGTCGAGATGGTCCATTTTCCATCCCCTCATCCTAAAGTGCACTTGTTCGTTGTTACCTACATGTCAAACGGGCTGAAAGTCAAAGGATTGTTAGCGGAACCAAAGGCAGAAGGAAACTTTGATGGTTTTCTTTATTTGCGAGGCGGCATTAAAAATGTAGGCATGGTCCGTCCAGCAAGGATTACTCAATTTGCATCAGAAGGCTTTATTGTATTTGCCCCTTTTTATCGGGGGAATCGGGGTGGCGAAGGAAATGAGGACTTTGCTGGAGAGGATCGGGAAGATGCGTTTTCAGCATTTGATTTATTGCAAACACACCCTCGAGTGACAGGAAGGATTCATCTTTTTGGTTTTTCGCGAGGTGGGGTGATGGCTCTATTAACGGCGATCGAGAAAGAGGTGACGTCTGTTGTCACATGGGGTGGTGTATCTAATATGATCCTCACCTATGACGAAAGAAAAGATTTGCGCCGCATGCTGAAGAGGGTCATTGGTGGCAGTCCTTATAAGCATAGGGAACTTTATCAATGGCGGACCCCGCTATACCATTTAGAAAAAATAAAGGTACCTGTCTTGATCATTCATGGAAAGAAAGATCATAATGTCACAATTGAACACGCCTATCAATTAGAAAAAGGGTTAAAACAGCTGGAAAACTCCGTCGAAACATGGTATTTTGATCAATATGATCATTACTTTCCGCCGGCCATTAACCGGCAAATCGTCAAAGATCTCTGCATCTGGATGAAAAAGCAGCGGTCATAA